In Leishmania donovani BPK282A1 complete genome, chromosome 35, the following are encoded in one genomic region:
- a CDS encoding Bem46-like serine peptidase, with protein sequence MSFGGFLLSAGLYLVLVAVFVSLFLHIMSYRYRSQQNRLLYYPQIPPESREVCEDPVTLGIPYAERVCVTTADKVRLSGYMLWPAPAPSTEKSGNASVPESIGRASSNAATAEGGTHAEVDASGGATDSTSAGSVVPGSSRSVTMSSGMPSFVMLYFHGNAGNVGHRLPLAQAFVAHLKCAVMMVDYRGFGLSDDSEQTQETLELDAQACFDYLWQDPRVPRDRIIVMGTSLGGAVSIHLAANERYARRIAAVIVENSFSSISDMASALSRPILTKLASQCPGLAVGIFEYYVKPLALRISWNSAQKITKVVVPMLFLSGMRDEIVPPEQMRTLYKAATKCLRDGNGSDLTVPLRRFLEFEDGRHNNLPLMPGYMSALQDFVTDVRNAGAAAVV encoded by the coding sequence ATGAGCTTTGGCGGCTTTCTTCTCTCGGCCGGACTCTACTTGGTCCTGGTCGCCGTATTTGTGTCGCTCTTTCTGCACATCATGAGCTACCGCTACCGAAGTCAGCAGAACCGGCTTCTCTACTACCCACAGATTCCTCCAGAGAGCCGAGAGGTCTGCGAAGACCCGGTGACGCTCGGCATCCCCTATGcagagcgtgtgtgtgtcaccaCTGCTGATAAAGTACGATTGTCGGGCTACATGCTATGGCCAGCACCTGCACCGTCCACGGAAAAGAGCGGCAATGCAAGCGTCCCCGAATCGATCGGGCGCGCATCCTCGAATGCGGCCACCGCAGAGGGAGGCACGCATGCAGAGGTGGATGCATCAGGTGGCGCTACAGACAGTaccagcgccggcagcgtgGTGcctggcagcagcagaagcgttACCATGTCGAGCGGGATGCCGAGTTTTGTGATGCTGTACTTTCACGGAAACGCCGGTAACGTCGGCCATCGCCTGCCTCTTGCTCAGGCCTTTGTGGCCCACCTGAAGTGCGCGGTCATGATGGTTGACTATCGCGGTTTTGGCCTTAGCGATGACTCGGAGCAGACACAGGAGACGTTGGAGCTGGATGCGCAGGCCTGCTTCGACTATCTGTGGCAGGATCCTCGTGTGCCGCGTGATCGTATCATCGTCATGGGCACCAGCCTCGGTGGCGCTGTTTCGATTCACTTGGCTGCCAACGAGCGGTACGCCCGCCGCATAGCTGCTGTGATTGTAGAAAACTCCTTCAGCTCCATTAGCGACATGGCCTCTGCACTGAGCCGGCCAATCCTGACGAAGCTGGCGAGTCAATGCCCAGGCCTTGCGGTGGGTATCTTCGAGTACTACGTCAAGCCCCTGGCTCTGCGGATAAGTTGGAACAGCGCGCAGAAGATTACTAAGGTTGTGGTGCCGatgctcttcctctctggTATGCGTGATGAGATAGTGCCACCGGAGCAGATGCGGACACTATACAAGGCCGCGACGAAGTGTCTGCGCGATGGCAACGGTAGCGACCTCACCGTCCCGCTGCGTCGCTTTCTCGAGTTTGAGGACGGGCGCCACAACAACCTGCCGCTGATGCCCGGTTACATGAGCGCCCTGCAGGACTTTGTCACGGACGTGCGCAAcgccggagctgctgctgtcgtttGA
- a CDS encoding ATP-dependent RNA helicase, putative → MKGVKLSEPTLAFLRDNMKFTTMAPVQARTIPLFLTNYDVVVEAITGSGKTLAYLIPCLEMLLRPRCREVAKEYKNAVFAVLVLPSRELAQQVFQIVKRMLHFVTKEYKNGSPANGLPAYSYQCYIGGRDIKHDVEEFSKQGGNVLVGTPGRLYELLVSSKHANLFHLSQFELLILDEADKLLEFGFRAKLDALLKRLPKQRRTGLFSATQTKELTELARAGMRNPVSVTVRINSLNSADSDTAKPQIPEQLSNFFAFTRASQKLDRLVEFLASHKDEKVLVYVMTCASVEWLYEALSAVLWKDEADNVFALHGQMKLEKRQKVHRQVTKRSRCVLVCTDVAARGLDIPEVGVVVQYDPPVDPNTFIHRIGRTARMGRSGKSVVFLMPQELEYINFMRLQNVPLQALDGERDSVDAAKDAVRNMNARRTLLSSELPDKRKAIHQAHREKQLSRRERRQQLHEAHQAMVEGKSQRLAKRKEVLGDMCASPSILALRREECRNEKLLNLAARAFVSFLRAYKEHECRYIFQLQLIDLTDLTHGFALFKIPNCGEIKRMRVLRIPLQDEFAPFVRQMATELREKRQRASEEHSAAAALDGGGDDGRDAKRHRTERNEKLEALKLLKMSKSERSRAWKQAELDELLKDSYYVKMERRGKVNRHVVDEKMGVKAIENSFMSARERKEAQLARKAR, encoded by the coding sequence ATGAAGGGGGTCAAGCTTAGTGAGCCGACCCTCGCGTTCCTCCGCGACAACATGAAGTTCACGACAATGGCTCCTGTCCAGGCCCGCACCATTCCACTCTTCCTCACCAACTACGACGTAGTTGTGGAGGCCatcaccggcagcggcaagacgcTCGCATACCTTATTCCGTGCCTggagatgctgctgcgcccacGGTGCCGCGAGGTAGCAAAGGAGTACAAGAACGCTGTCTTCGCCGTTCTCGTGCTGCCATCGAGGGAgttggcgcagcaggtgtTTCAGATTGTAAAGCGCATGTTGCACTTTGTGACGAAAGAGTACAAAAACGGCAGCCCGGCGAACGGTCTTCCCGCCTACTCGTACCAGTGCTACATCGGCGGACGCGACATCAAGCACGACGTCGAGGAATTCAGCAAGCAGGGCGGCAACGTGCTAGTCGGCACACCGGGCCGCCTCTACGAACTGCTCGTCTCCTCCAAGCACGCGAACCTCTTTCACTTGAGTCAGTTCGAGCTTCTCATTCTCGACGAGGCTGATAAGCTGCTCGAGTTCGGCTTCCGGGCAAAactggatgcgctgctgaagcggttgccgaagcagcgccgcaccggtCTGTTCAGTGCGACGCAGACAAAAGAGCTGACGGAGCTGGCGCGGGCTGGGATGCGCAACCCGGTGTCGGTCACTGTCCGCATCAACTCCCTCAACTCCGCCGACAGCGACACTGCAAAGCCGCAGATACCCGAGCAGCTCTCTAacttcttcgccttcacgCGGGCTTCGCAGAAGCTGGACCGCCTCGTTGAGTTCCTGGCGTCGCACAAGGATGAGAAGGTGCTGGTGTATGTCATGACGTGTGCCAGCGTGGAGTGGCTCTACGAGGCGCTCTCGGCGGTACTGTGGAAAGACGAGGCGGACAACGTCTTCGCCCTCCACGGCCAAATGAAATTGGAGAAGCGTCAGAAGGTGCACCGGCAAGTGACGAAGCGCTCGAGATGCGTGCTCGTGTGCACCGACGTGGCGGCACGCGGGTTGGATATCCCGGAGGTGGGCGTGGTGGTGCAGTACGACCCGCCGGTGGACCCCAACACGTTCATCCACCGCATCGGCCGCACGGCGCGCATGGGGCGCAGTGGTAAGAGTGTCGTCTTTCTCATGCCGCAGGAGCTGGAGTACATCAATTTCATGCGGCTGCAGAACGTACCTCTCCAGGCGCTAGACGGGGAGCGGGacagcgtcgacgccgccaagGATGCGGTGCGTAACATGAACGCGCGACGCACGCTGCTCAGCTCCGAGCTGCCGGATAAGCGGAAGGCGATTCACCAGGCGCACCGTGAGAAGCAGCTGAGTCGAagagagcgccgccagcagctgcatgaGGCGCATCAAGCGATGGTTGAAGGGAAGAGCCAGCGACTTGCGAAACGGAAGGAGGTGCTGGGCGACATGTGCGCGAGTCCCTCCATTCttgcgctgcggcgagagGAGTGCCGCAATGAGAAGCTGCTGAACCTCGCCGCCCGGGCCTTCGTGTCGTTCCTGCGGGCCTACAAGGAGCACGAGTGCCGCTACATCTTTCAACTGCAGCTCATTGACCTCACCGACCTCACGCACGGCTTCGCGCTTTTCAAGATCCCCAACTGCGGTGAGATCAAGCGgatgcgtgtgctgcgcatTCCTTTGCAGGACGAATTCGCTCCGTTTGTGAGGCAGATGGCTACTGAGCTGCGGGAGAAGCGGCAACGTGCTTCCGAGGAGCAttcagccgcggcagctctggacggcggcggcgatgacggccGAGACGCGAAGAGACACCGCACGGAGCGCAACgagaagctggaggcgctgaagctgctgaaGATGTCCAAGTCCGAACGCAGCCGCGCCTGGAAGCAGGCAGAGCTGGACGAGCTGCTCAAAGATAGCTATTACGTGAAGATGGAGAGGCGCGGAAAGGTAAACCGGCACGTGGTGGACGAGAAGATGGGCGTGAAAGCAATCGAGAACTCTTTCATGAGTGCGCGAGAGCgaaaggaggcgcagcttGCCCGCAAGGCGCGCTGA
- a CDS encoding protein kinase, putative, translating into MLGTVDAIDYDGDRLHKVVLRFPAVRSGESEIVKEVWPCERIGQGSFGTVYRAVSSDYPRLALKISTGKSTRLRQELDVLSRVCTKGRLLLPRFEFGALNKTADLIVIGMELCVPSTLHDLLLSTRITSEAEMLFMAHQAVQAVSYVHAEGCIHRDIKLQNFVFDLDGNLKLIDFGLACNSLKPPAGDVVAGTVSFMSPEMAHNALHKDRRVSVGVAADVWSLGIVLFSIFTQRNPYPAPETPAPAAGSAPGGAGAAGVTGRGDITHGAEGEKGNDLSQQHRMNERLLRRVAAGDWQWPVGVTVSQDLKQLVNSILVVNPEERPSVSTILENKLWNLRRRYPPAAVAAFLGVQDDFLLSHDEAHLMRAVEERSAGVAASLRNSRLHSPASASNEDNGETDAQHSSSGSARNGGLNTSGATTSPARSSLKVVQRCGEGGIDGAVTVQVYDVRASTRKRSKPIREISVVMAEETAKTRRSKSARRATGAVSAPSSRVVSRAASTEYSRRIAPPAGARLQSSAAHTCANSGDDEGEAEAEAEAVNRGTSTSQRHSRGMSPVRLQDALETAGSVAAGQRDSVGHPKALVEPSCATPTLLTSGKQQPLSEHMRPDIQRSGSVELLEDAEAPTEASAMPTSHKRAASSGKKRRDASLRQPSSLILKGSTRDLSADAPRSTTTAASTQASTSLLASRTTLPLSAVNPSPSSSRQASLRRQASASAAAVSSAQGCAGHRGSSPVMKRAQRVALELGLDVIWHDEADHRRALSAMLLIEHAWLLASFRLTIEEDQERYSITWLAEEQEKSAAHPHRFKEVMQVMSKKYQYGFVCDMCDYEFLPTGPGEKDLHFFHCPCGRDLCPDCYTAYQRQCTCSCCRAVHSNSCVLREHLLLTGGTQYYSGSRKTNAAARADAVRGSFQAAASLNEEAESGDEASAPPEPPRRRGRPPKQDKNRSAVKQKGSRAAKDSSRRRRGAQDTLDVSVDDAHEVEQINLPRISIAAMQQQEERSSNGSHRGGGTAAVGVAPRPQRPEDVEVKQRPVESVPEGPWRPFARFKKDRRDEVAQQPTPEERDALLNGEWIRHFYLFPQAEPERVAASGTWAEGEEEPYAFVYHAQPGRTGAIFLTSDFPMHSAVFSMLERQFFVVNQVDTVEGVDSTRATSLLKAKGHPELRIAFHALQDIVAYDTNMMKQQRTPGTVSVYQAPRSAYSCNGEPFLYVRWFRFNENRTLSAFLLSNGAVQVFVNNEYELRWFDESRKFLIRYNGVCELVDDGTFALAPGINHLLYDSFDA; encoded by the coding sequence ATGCTCGGCACAGTCGATGCGATCGACTACGATGGGGACCGCCTGCACAAGGTGGTGCTGCGATTCCCTGCTGTGCGTAGCGGCGAGTCGGAGATCGTGAAGGAGGTGTGGCCGTGCGAGCGCATTGGCCAGGGCTCCTTCGGCACGGTGTACcgcgccgtcagcagcgactATCCACGTCTGGCCCTTAAAATTTCAACAGGCAAGAGTACGCGGCTTCGCCAGGAGCTAGATGTGCTGAGTCGCGTGTGTACGAAAGGGCGGCTCCTGCTTCCGCGTTTCGAGTTTGGGGCGCTCAACAAGACAGCGGACTTGATCGTGATCGGCATGGAGCTGTGTGTTCCGAGCACGCTACACGACCTTCTCCTCAGCACTCGTATCACCAGCGAAGCGGAGATGCTTTTCATGGCGCATCAGGCGGTTCAAGCCGTCTCGTACGTGCACGCAGAGGGTTGCATCCACCGCGACATCAAGCTGCAGAACTTTGTCTTCGACCTCGATGGTAACCTGAAGCTGATTGACTTTGGCCTGGCTTGTAACTCGCTCAAGCCACCGGCAGGCGACGTGGTGGCGGGCACTGTGTCTTTCATGTCTCCGGAGATGGCGCACAACGCCCTTCACAAGGACAGGCGCGTGAGCGTCGGCGTGGCTGCTGATGTATGGTCGCTGGGGATTGTCCTCTTTTCTATTTTCACGCAGCGGAACCCGTATCCGGCGCCGgagacgccggcgccggcagcgggcaGCGCCCCCGGTGGCGCGGGTGCAGCGGGCGTGACCGGACGTGGAGACATCACGCATGGCGCGGAGGGCGAGAAGGGCAACGACTTGagtcagcagcaccgcatgaatgagcgcctgctgcgccgcgtggcgGCCGGGGACTGGCAGTGGCCTGTCGGCGTTACAGTGTCACAGGACCTGAAGCAACTTGTAAACtccatcctcgtcgtcaACCCCGAGGAGCGGCCGAGCGTGAGCACGATCCTGGAGAACAAGTTGTGGAACTTACGGCGGCGCTATCCAcctgcagctgtggcggCATTTCTCGGCGTGCAGGATGACTTCCTGCTGTCTCACGATGAGGCGCACCTGATGCGTGCGGTCGAGGAGCGTAGTGCCGGCGTGGCAGCGTCGTTGCGGAACAGTCGCCTACACAGCCCCGCCTCGGCCTCCAACGAGGACAATGGCGAGACCGacgcgcagcacagcagcagcggcagcgcgcgcaaCGGTGGCCTAAACACATCTGGCGCCACTACATCTCCAGCGCGCAGCTCTCTcaaggtggtgcagcgctgcggcgagggcggcatTGATGGGGCGGTCACAGTGCAGGTATACGAcgtgcgcgccagcacccGCAAGCGCAGCAAGCCCATCCGCGAGATATCCGTCGTCATGGCGGAGGAGACTGCCAAGACGCGACGATCCAAGTCCGCCCGACGGGCAACGGGCGCCGTGTCGGCTCCCTCGTCGCGCGTCGTCTCACGAGCAGCGTCGACGGAGTACAGCAGGCGAATAGCTCCTCCGGCTGGCGCGAGGTTGCAGTCTAGTGCGGCGCATACGTGTGccaacagcggcgacgatgagggtgaggcggaggcggaggcggaggcggtgaacCGTGGCACCAGCACGtcgcagcgccacagccgcgGTATGTCGCCTGTGCGTCTGCAGGATGCTCTGGAGACCGCCGGCTCAGTAGCAGCCGGGCAGAGGGACAGCGTAGGCCACCCCAAGGCATTGGTGGAGCCGTCCTGTGCCACGCCAACTCTGCTCACAAGCGGCAAACAGCAGCCTCTCAGCGAGCACATGCGCCCCGACATTCAGCGCAGCGGGAgtgtggagctgctggaggatgCGGAGGCGCCAACTGAAGCGAGCGCGATGCCCACCTCGCACAAGAGGGCTGCGTCGAGCGGCAAGAAAAGGCGCGACGCGTCTCTGCGCCAGCCTTCCTCGTTGATCCTCAAAGGCAGCACCCGCGACTTATCCGCTGATGCCCCGCGCAgcacgacgacagcggcatcGACACAGGCGTCCACCTCTCTGCTGGCGAGCCGCACTACATTGCCGCTTTCAGCCGTAAACCCATCCCCATCGTCTTCGCGGCAGGCATCGCTGAGGCGGCAGGCATCTGctagcgccgccgccgtctcctccgcacAGGGGTGTGCAGGCCACAGGGGATCATCGCCGGTGATgaagcgtgcgcagcgtgtcGCGCTCGAGCTTGGTCTGGATGTTATCTGGCACGACGAGGCggaccaccgccgcgcgcttTCTGCGATGCTGCTGATCGAGCATGCGTGGCTGCTCGCCAGCTTTCGGCTGACCATTGAGGAGGACCAGGAGCGCTACAGCATCACGTGGCTcgcagaggagcaggagaagtccgccgcccacccacaccgTTTCAAAGAGGTGATGCAGGTGATGAGCAAGAAGTATCAATACGGCTTCGTTTGTGACATGTGCGACTATGAGTTTCTCCCGACTGGCCCAGGGGAGAAGGACTTGCACTTCTTTCACTGCCCATGCGGCCGCGACCTGTGCCCAGACTGCTACACAGCGTAtcagcggcagtgcacgtgctcctgctgccgtgcggTGCACTCAAACAGCTGTGTGCTGCGGGAGCACCTCTTGCTGACTGGCGGAACTCAGTACTACAGCGGGTCGAGAAAAACgaacgcagcggcgcgggctGATGCTGTGCGCGGCTCATTCCAAGCCGCTGCCAGCCTCAACGAAGAAGCGGAGAGCGGGGATGAGgcgtcggcaccgcctgagccgccgcgtcgtcgtggcCGGCCCCCCAAGCAGGACAAGAACCGCTCTGCTGTAAAGCAGAAGGGCAGCCGAGCAGCCAAAGACAgcagccgtcggcgccgtggtgCACAGGACACCCTCGACGTGAGTGTGGACGATGCGCATGAGGTGGAGCAGATTAACCTACCTCGAATTTCAATCGCTGCGATGCAGCAACAGGAGGAGCGTAGTAGCAACGGCtcgcaccgcggcggcgggacTGCAGCCGTCGGGGTAGCCCCGCGACCACAACGGCCAGAGGACGTGGAGGTAAAACAGCGACCAGTAGAGAGCGTCCCGGAGGGCCCGTGGCGGCCGTTCGCGCGCTTCAAGAAGGATCGCCGAGATGAggtagcgcagcagccaaCGCCGGAGGAGCGCGACGCGTTGCTGAATGGGGAGTGGATTCGACACTTTTACTTGTTTCCGCAAGCTGAGCCGGAGCGCGTTGCTGCCTCCGGGACGTGggcggaaggggaggaggagccgtACGCGTTCGTCTATCACGCGCAGCCGggccgcaccggcgccatTTTTCTTACAAGTGACTTTCCGATGCACTCGGCAGTCTTTTCCATGCTGGAGCGGCAGTTCTTCGTTGTGAATCAGGTGGATACGGTGGAGGGCGTCGACTCCACCCGCGCCACATCGCTGCTCAAGGCGAAGGGTCACCCGGAGCTCCGGATCGCTTTCCATGCGCTGCAGGACATCGTAGCGTATGACACAAACATGATGAAGCAGCAGCGTACCCCTGGCACCGTCTCCGTGTACCAGGCACCTCGCAGCGCCTACAGCTGCAACGGCGAGCCTTTCCTGTACGTGCGGTGGTTCCGCTTCAACGAGAACCGCACCCTCAGcgcctttcttctctccaACGGCGCCGTTCAGGTCTTCGTAAACAACGA